A region from the Benincasa hispida cultivar B227 chromosome 10, ASM972705v1, whole genome shotgun sequence genome encodes:
- the LOC120088698 gene encoding septin and tuftelin-interacting protein 1 homolog 1, with product MDDYQEMERFGMENDYDDGQWIDGEFLYRKRKEKRSQTKDDVLYGVFATGSDSDSDGDGFSSRKRRKDRDLSRKPDLTKPVNFVSTGTVMPNQEIDRISKDGDTDNVDDDRPGLGLGSSPSGSGLGFNSSSSDRNPNGFKENGSNVDGDEDGDDFFLPTAFGRIIKEGAERRERERVKSQIEKKSRGVAGSRKDSDPGNVGAFEKHTKGIGLKLLEKMGYKGGGLGKNEQGIVAPIEAKMRPKNMGMGFNDFKEAPKIPALQELEEKTLPQPTTKAKERLWSKQVRSKKKKNAYLTAEELLASKQDQALEVVQKVFDMRGPQVRVLTNLENLNAEEKARENDIPMPELQHNVRLIVDLAELDIQKIDRDLRNKKETALSLQEEKEKLEIELARQKKQLDSMEEITRMIERIGEDNSAGTLTLDGLAKCFSGLRRKFGDDYKLCNLSCIACSFALPLFIRVFQGWDPLQNPSHGLEVISLWKTLLQDEDCIDIWDMTSPYTLLVSEVVLPAVRISGINTWQARDPEPMLRFLESWEKLLPPSVLHTILDNVVMPKLASAVDLWEPQRDPVPIHMWVHPWLPLLGHKLEGMYQVIRTKLSFVLGAWHPSDASAYTILSPWKAVFDSASWEQLMRRFIVPKLQLVLQEFQVNPGNQKLDQFYWVTSWASALPIHLMVDIMEKFFFSKWLQVLYHWLCSNPNFEEVTKWYMGWKELFPKELLANESIRYQLSCGLDMMNQAVEGMEVVQPGLKENISYLRVLEQRQFEAQQKAAAQAKQQGSAGLGNASNLDSMGGTLEMTLKEVLEAHAQQHGLLFKPKPGRMHNGHQIYGFGNISIILDTLNQKVYAQTEESWSLVSLERLLDMHGSSTAKRR from the coding sequence atgGATGATTATCAGGAGATGGAGAGGTTTGGTATGGAGAATGATTACGATGATGGTCAATGGATTGATGGCGAGTTTCTTTACCGTAAGCGCAAAGAGAAGAGGTCCCAAACGAAAGACGATGTTCTTTATGGTGTGTTTGCGACTGGGTCGGATTCGGACTCTGATGGCGATGGATTTTCGTCTCGGAAGCGCCGCAAGGACCGCGACTTGTCTAGGAAACCTGACCTCACCAAGCCTGTCAATTTTGTATCCACCGGCACCGTCATGCCTAACCAGGAGATTGATAGGATTTCCAAGGATGGAGATACTGACAATGTGGACGATGACCGGCCTGGCCTTGGCTTGGGTTCTAGCCCTTCTGGTTCTGGATTGGGCTTTAATTCGTCGAGTTCTGACAGAAATCCCAATGGGTTTAAGGAAAATGGTTCCAATGTTGATGGAGATGAAGATGGCGATGACTTCTTTTTGCCCACTGCGTTTGGGAGAATCATTAAAGAGGGAGCTGAAAGGAGGGAGAGGGAAAGAGTGAAATCACAGATAGAGAAGAAAAGTCGAGGTGTAGCCGGGAGCAGAAAAGATTCTGACCCTGGGAATGTTGGAGCGTTTGAGAAGCATACTAAGGGCATCGGCCTGAAGCTACTTGAAAAAATGGGATACAAAGGAGGTGGGCTTGGAAAAAACGAACAGGGGATTGTAGCTCCCATCGAAGCTAAAATGAGGCCTAAGAATATGGGTATGGGTTTTAATGACTTCAAAGAGGCACCTAAGATACCTGCTTTGCAGGAACTTGAGGAGAAAACATTGCCCCAACCAACGACCAAGGCAAAGGAGAGGTTATGGTCGAAGCAAGTTAGgtctaaaaagaagaaaaacgcaTATTTAACAGCTGAGGAATTACTGGCTAGCAAGCAGGACCAGGCATTGGAGGTTGTCCAAAAGGTGTTTGATATGCGTGGCCCTCAGGTGCGGGTGTTGACAAATTTAGAGAATCTGAATGCTGAAGAGAAAGCCAGAGAAAATGACATTCCTATGCCAGAGCTGCAGCATAATGTGAGGTTGATTGTAGATTTGGCTGAGTTGGATATCCAAAAAATTGATAGAGATTTGAGAAATAAGAAGGAAACTGCACTGAGCTTACAGGAAGAGAAGGAAAAGTTAGAAATTGAGCTGGCTCGTCAGAAGAAGCAGTTGGATAGTATGGAAGAAATTACGAGGATGATAGAACGAATAGGAGAAGATAATTCTGCTGGAACATTGACATTAGATGGACTCGCCAAGTGTTTTAGTGGCTTGCGGAGAAAATTTGGTGATGACTACAAGTTATGTAACTTGTCTTGCATTGCATGTTCATTTGCACTACCTTTGTTTATTAGAGTATTTCAGGGCTGGGATCCTCTTCAAAATCCTTCTCATGGTTTAGAAGTGATATCGTTGTGGAAGACACTGCTTCAAGATGAAGACTGTATTGACATCTGGGACATGACATCGCCTTATACTCTCCTGGTCTCAGAAGTTGTGCTACCTGCCGTTAGAATTTCTGGCATAAATACTTGGCAGGCTAGGGACCCTGAACCAATGCTTCGGTTCTTAGAGTCTTGGGAAAAATTGCTGCCTCCTTCAGTCCTTCATACCATATTGGACAATGTTGTCATGCCTAAACTGGCAAGTGCAGTAGATTTGTGGGAACCTCAGCGAGATCCTGTTCCTATCCATATGTGGGTACATCCATGGCTGCCATTGTTAGGGCATAAGCTGGAGGGTATGTATCAGGTCATACGTACGAAGTTGAGTTTTGTTCTCGGTGCTTGGCACCCAAGTGATGCTTCTGCCTATACTATATTGTCACCTTGGAAAGCTGTATTTGATTCTGCTAGTTGGGAGCAGCTTATGCGTCGCTTTATAGTACCTAAACTGCAGCTTGTCTTGCAAGAATTCCAAGTAAATCCAGGAAATCAAAAACTTGATCAGTTTTACTGGGTTACTAGTTGGGCTTCTGCTCTACCTATCCACCTCATGGTTGATATAATGGAAAagttcttcttctccaaatggCTACAGGTATTGTATCACTGGTTATGTTCAAATCCAAATTTCGAGGAGGTTACAAAGTGGTACATGGGCTGGAAAGAACTCTTTCCAAAGGAGCTTCTGGCTAATGAAAGTATCCGGTACCAGCTAAGTTGTGGACTGGATATGATGAATCAAGCCGTTGAAGGGATGGAGGTGGTTCAGCCAGGTTTGAAAGAGAATATTTCTTACCTTCGGGTTCTTGAGCAACGGCAATTTGAAGCTCAGCAGAAGGCTGCTGCGCAAGCTAAACAACAAGGCTCAGCTGGATTGGGTAATGCTTCTAATTTGGATAGTATGGGTGGTACACTTGAGATGACTCTAAAAGAAGTACTTGAGGCCCATGCCCAACAGCACGGTTTGCTCTTTAAGCCTAAACCTGGACGGATGCACAATGGGCACCAGATATATGGCTTTGGAAATATAAGCATAATATTGGACACTCTAAATCAAAAAGTGTATGCCCAAACTGAGGAATCATGGTCTCTAGTATCCCTTGAACGATTGCTGGACATGCACGGTAGTTCTACAGCAAAGAGACGGTAG